A genomic stretch from Nocardia wallacei includes:
- a CDS encoding Rv1733c family protein encodes MRAEEPDAVRANAAYPWPASRWWRTAPWSRNPLLRVSDRFESGVRVMAIVVALGAVPVCGAIGTAGYTDAQAEIRADNAAKTQVTATITDEPVRVSAIVNDTGDNRYETVVRWSEGGETGQASTDVDPTARPGDHVTLWVGRDGRPTNPPVPVGTAAWRGIGLALGFLVEIGTCIAVMVWLTTWLVDRCHRAQWAREWRTISRPIEQDKQ; translated from the coding sequence ATGAGAGCCGAGGAACCGGACGCGGTGCGAGCGAACGCCGCGTATCCGTGGCCGGCCTCGCGGTGGTGGCGGACCGCCCCCTGGTCCCGCAACCCGCTGCTTCGGGTGTCGGACCGGTTCGAGAGTGGCGTCCGTGTCATGGCGATCGTCGTGGCCCTCGGCGCCGTTCCGGTATGCGGCGCGATCGGCACTGCCGGCTACACCGACGCGCAAGCCGAGATCCGTGCCGACAATGCGGCGAAAACACAAGTGACAGCGACAATTACCGACGAGCCGGTGCGCGTGTCGGCGATCGTGAACGACACCGGCGACAATCGGTACGAGACTGTGGTGCGGTGGAGTGAGGGTGGTGAGACGGGCCAGGCGTCGACCGACGTCGATCCGACGGCCCGCCCGGGCGATCACGTAACACTCTGGGTGGGACGCGACGGACGTCCCACGAATCCACCGGTGCCGGTCGGTACGGCGGCCTGGCGGGGTATCGGGCTCGCGCTGGGCTTCCTGGTCGAGATCGGCACGTGCATCGCGGTGATGGTCTGGCTGACCACATGGCTGGTCGACCGGTGCCACCGAGCCCAGTGGGCACGGGAATGGCGCACGATTTCCCGCCCCATCGAACAGGACAAGCAGTAA
- a CDS encoding Acg family FMN-binding oxidoreductase codes for MTNHPDHDTIRAALGLAVRAPSVHNTQPWLWRLGADTVHLYADTARHLPHTDPDQRDLIMSCGAALQHFRVAAQVFGWETLVHRLPNPADPNHLAAVEFRSGVSTPEAVRMARGIARRRTDRRRYTSWEVPAAFVSALVDAGVANGVLVRDIDSGSVRARLLDAFEQAASHHAGDFSYGTELSRWSGRHATPEGVPARSAVVATDPTVRPFANPGLRQAVISDVDADARLLLLSTTSDDRISCLRAGEAAGAVLLTATSLGLATCPLTEPLEVRGARDYIRTEVLGDSGFPQLIIRFGFAATSADPVPRTPRRPIDEIVRPL; via the coding sequence ATGACGAACCATCCTGATCACGATACGATTCGTGCTGCTCTGGGACTGGCGGTGCGCGCCCCGTCGGTGCACAACACCCAGCCATGGCTGTGGCGCCTCGGCGCCGATACCGTGCACCTGTACGCCGACACCGCCCGCCACCTGCCGCACACGGACCCCGATCAACGAGATCTGATCATGAGTTGTGGTGCGGCACTGCAACATTTCCGTGTCGCGGCGCAGGTCTTCGGCTGGGAGACACTCGTACACCGGCTGCCGAATCCGGCGGACCCGAACCACTTGGCAGCGGTGGAATTCCGTTCCGGCGTATCGACTCCCGAGGCGGTACGGATGGCGCGCGGCATCGCCCGGCGACGTACCGACCGGCGCCGCTACACCTCCTGGGAGGTCCCCGCCGCGTTCGTCTCCGCCCTCGTCGACGCGGGTGTCGCCAACGGTGTCCTGGTCCGCGATATCGACAGCGGCTCTGTCCGAGCGCGACTTCTGGACGCCTTCGAGCAGGCGGCCTCGCATCATGCCGGTGACTTCTCCTACGGCACAGAACTGTCTCGCTGGAGCGGACGCCATGCCACGCCGGAGGGCGTGCCCGCACGCAGCGCGGTCGTCGCGACGGACCCCACCGTGCGGCCGTTCGCGAACCCGGGTCTGCGGCAGGCGGTCATCAGCGATGTCGACGCCGACGCTCGGCTCCTGCTGCTGAGCACCACCAGCGATGACCGGATCTCCTGCCTGCGGGCCGGTGAGGCGGCCGGCGCGGTGCTGCTGACCGCGACCTCGCTCGGGCTGGCCACCTGCCCGCTGACCGAGCCGCTCGAGGTCCGCGGCGCGCGGGACTACATCCGTACGGAGGTCCTCGGCGACAGCGGCTTTCCGCAGCTGATCATCCGGTTCGGCTTCGCCGCGACGAGTGCCGACCCGGTACCGCGGACACCGCGGCGGCCGATCGACGAGATCGTGCGCCCGCTATGA
- a CDS encoding SDR family NAD(P)-dependent oxidoreductase yields the protein MNEFTGRSAIVTGGARGIGAAVAAALAKEQFGVVIADLLDGEGTELAASLGPHVAFRHLDVTDENDWRTVIADAEALFGPLGVLINNAGILDFGAVDSESPQMFRHVLDVNLYGAWLGMHLAGPALRAAGNGVIVNISSTAGLMGYSGIGAYVASKWGLRGLTKTAALELGPADVRVCSVHPGPIHTPMTAQMDESIAAAQPLPRFGEPEEVAAMVRFIVTEATFSTGVEFVCDGGATTGQVLALPVEQ from the coding sequence GTGAACGAATTCACCGGCAGAAGCGCGATCGTCACCGGCGGTGCGCGTGGCATCGGAGCAGCCGTGGCGGCTGCGTTGGCGAAAGAGCAATTCGGTGTGGTGATCGCCGATCTGCTCGACGGCGAAGGAACGGAACTGGCCGCGTCGCTGGGGCCACATGTCGCTTTCCGGCACTTGGACGTCACGGACGAGAACGACTGGCGCACCGTGATCGCCGATGCCGAAGCACTGTTCGGTCCCCTGGGCGTTCTGATCAACAACGCGGGCATTCTGGACTTCGGCGCGGTGGACAGCGAATCGCCGCAGATGTTCCGGCACGTCCTCGACGTCAATCTGTACGGAGCGTGGCTGGGCATGCATCTGGCCGGACCGGCGCTGCGGGCCGCGGGTAACGGCGTGATCGTGAACATCTCGTCGACCGCCGGACTGATGGGCTATTCGGGCATCGGCGCCTACGTGGCCAGTAAATGGGGGCTTCGCGGCCTGACCAAGACGGCGGCTCTGGAACTCGGCCCCGCCGACGTGCGGGTGTGCTCGGTGCATCCGGGCCCGATCCACACGCCGATGACCGCGCAGATGGACGAATCCATCGCCGCCGCACAGCCTTTGCCGCGGTTCGGGGAACCGGAAGAGGTGGCGGCGATGGTGCGGTTCATCGTCACCGAGGCGACGTTCTCCACGGGGGTGGAGTTCGTCTGCGACGGCGGGGCGACGACCGGCCAGGTCCTGGCCCTGCCCGTCGAACAGTGA
- a CDS encoding flavodoxin domain-containing protein has translation MTSDRSDRTEHTVLVTYASARGSTAEIAEFIANRMRDQGLHVRVASVSEDLDPELFEAVVLGSAIHNGAFLPEFVEYTERHGVALRLRPAWLFSVGMGPALRGPLGTPLRHATPPAIAAVRKDMCALGFRSFAGVFQRPDEFRIRLIMWLLGCRVGDQRDWTAIGTWTDSIVSWIDKRLPDTRFPAVTEPDHRR, from the coding sequence ATGACTTCCGACCGTTCCGACCGCACCGAACACACGGTGCTGGTCACCTACGCCAGTGCCCGCGGGTCCACCGCCGAGATCGCCGAGTTCATCGCGAACCGGATGCGGGATCAGGGCTTACACGTCCGTGTCGCTTCGGTCTCCGAGGATCTCGACCCCGAACTGTTCGAGGCGGTGGTGCTGGGCAGCGCCATCCACAACGGAGCGTTCTTGCCCGAGTTCGTCGAGTACACCGAACGGCACGGCGTCGCCCTGCGACTGCGCCCGGCGTGGTTGTTCAGCGTCGGCATGGGCCCGGCCCTGCGCGGACCGCTCGGCACCCCGCTGCGGCACGCCACCCCGCCGGCGATCGCGGCCGTCCGAAAAGACATGTGCGCGCTCGGTTTCCGATCGTTCGCGGGAGTATTCCAGCGACCCGACGAATTCCGGATACGACTGATCATGTGGCTGCTGGGCTGCCGCGTGGGCGATCAACGAGATTGGACGGCCATCGGCACATGGACCGACAGCATCGTCAGCTGGATCGACAAGCGACTGCCGGACACACGATTCCCCGCCGTCACCGAACCCGACCACCGACGTTGA
- a CDS encoding universal stress protein, with protein sequence MSHENEVHQLASAAVVVGVDGSRGSETALRWAARFASRRGRALQIVHGMNLVGTAARFGAYAVTAAPVIDAARAHGRAVVEDAERIVREIAPDLPVMIVLAADAASGVLIDHSADAYAVVLGATGSVGTLTHLGSTLLAVTGHAQGTVIVVRTDPADDTVHTTGPVVVGVDGSPTSEAAIAAAFAEAAARGTNLVAVHTWSDWDFGQFAGRDDLFLPNADYEQAEEAILAERLAGWQEKYPEVSVTRKVYLFRPAAQLQEWSDAAQLIVVGSRGRGGFAGLLLGSTANSLVQHAHCPVMVVHPTES encoded by the coding sequence GTGTCACACGAGAACGAAGTGCATCAGCTGGCCTCCGCTGCGGTGGTCGTCGGCGTCGACGGATCCCGCGGCTCCGAGACCGCGCTACGGTGGGCGGCCCGGTTCGCGTCGCGGCGTGGCCGCGCGCTGCAGATCGTGCACGGCATGAACCTGGTGGGAACCGCCGCCCGGTTCGGCGCCTACGCGGTCACGGCGGCACCGGTCATCGACGCGGCCCGCGCGCACGGGCGAGCGGTGGTCGAGGACGCCGAACGGATCGTGCGCGAGATCGCCCCTGATCTGCCGGTCATGATCGTGCTCGCGGCCGACGCCGCCTCCGGCGTCCTCATCGACCACAGCGCCGACGCCTACGCCGTCGTCCTCGGCGCCACCGGCTCGGTGGGCACACTGACCCACCTCGGGTCCACCCTGCTGGCCGTGACCGGCCACGCCCAGGGCACGGTGATCGTGGTCCGTACCGATCCCGCCGATGACACCGTCCACACGACCGGTCCGGTCGTGGTGGGTGTCGACGGCAGTCCGACCAGCGAAGCGGCGATCGCGGCCGCCTTCGCGGAGGCCGCCGCACGCGGCACCAACCTTGTCGCCGTCCACACCTGGAGCGACTGGGATTTCGGACAGTTCGCCGGACGCGACGATCTGTTCCTGCCCAACGCCGACTACGAGCAAGCCGAGGAAGCGATCCTCGCCGAGCGGCTCGCCGGATGGCAGGAGAAGTACCCCGAGGTCAGCGTCACTCGCAAGGTCTACCTGTTCCGACCCGCGGCACAACTGCAGGAATGGTCCGATGCCGCGCAACTGATCGTTGTCGGCAGCCGCGGACGAGGCGGATTCGCCGGACTGCTGCTCGGTTCCACCGCGAACTCACTGGTGCAGCACGCCCACTGCCCGGTGATGGTGGTCCATCCCACCGAGAGCTGA
- a CDS encoding universal stress protein translates to MTAEPNTDAHHLASAPVVVGVDGSEAADSAVDWAAELADRRGRELRIVHGADLDGIRSAAARYGIGNTPALDAVRASATALVQRSEQRARRARPGLRIAAEVADSAPARLLVHHSITSYLVVLGASGTNSVATHVGSVLLAVAAHARGTVAVVRPDNRHQVRTDGPVVVGVDGSPVSEDAIGKAFDEASERGVPLVAVHVWSDLRLTRYAGLGDFFSPLGNVQDTEIALLAERLAGWQAAYPDVTIERHVYLADPARRLRDWSATAQLLVIGSRGRGGVLGGLLGSTSNSLVQHSRCPVMVVHPTE, encoded by the coding sequence ATGACAGCGGAGCCGAACACGGACGCACATCATCTGGCCTCGGCGCCGGTGGTGGTCGGTGTAGACGGTTCGGAGGCAGCGGACTCGGCGGTGGACTGGGCCGCCGAACTCGCTGACCGGCGCGGCCGGGAATTGCGAATCGTCCATGGGGCCGACCTGGACGGAATTCGGTCCGCTGCCGCTCGCTACGGTATCGGGAATACGCCCGCGCTGGACGCCGTCCGGGCTTCCGCGACCGCGCTGGTACAGCGATCCGAACAGCGAGCCCGCCGAGCCCGGCCGGGACTGCGGATCGCGGCCGAGGTCGCGGACTCCGCACCGGCGCGGCTGCTGGTGCACCACAGCATCACTTCGTACCTGGTAGTGCTCGGCGCGTCGGGCACCAACAGCGTCGCCACACACGTGGGCTCCGTCCTGCTGGCCGTGGCAGCCCATGCACGTGGCACGGTGGCGGTGGTCCGTCCGGACAACCGGCACCAGGTCCGGACGGACGGCCCCGTCGTGGTGGGTGTCGATGGAAGTCCGGTCAGCGAGGACGCGATCGGCAAGGCGTTCGACGAGGCATCCGAACGCGGCGTTCCGCTGGTGGCGGTACACGTGTGGAGCGACCTGAGACTCACCCGCTATGCGGGGTTGGGCGACTTCTTCTCTCCGCTCGGCAACGTCCAGGACACCGAGATCGCGTTGCTGGCCGAACGCCTGGCGGGATGGCAGGCCGCCTATCCCGACGTCACGATCGAGCGCCACGTGTACCTGGCAGATCCGGCCCGCCGCCTGCGCGACTGGTCGGCCACCGCACAGTTGCTGGTGATCGGCAGTCGCGGCCGAGGCGGCGTGCTCGGCGGCCTGCTGGGATCGACGTCGAATTCCCTTGTACAGCATTCACGGTGCCCGGTGATGGTGGTCCATCCCACCGAGTGA
- a CDS encoding response regulator: MITVFLVDDHEIVRRGVADLLESDPELTVIGEAGTASQALARIPALRPDVAVLDVRLPDGNGIELCRELLSKHDGLRCLILTSFTDEQAMLDAILAGASGYVVKDVKGMELARAVKDVGAGLSLLDNRAAAALMEQLRRRTEPDGPLATLTEQERKLLDLLGEGLTNRQIAERMFLAEKTVKNYVSRLLAKLGMERRTQAAVYASSLRRDRPDQPVASPGAARR, translated from the coding sequence ATGATCACAGTGTTCCTGGTCGACGACCACGAAATCGTCCGCCGAGGCGTGGCCGACCTGCTGGAGAGCGATCCGGAACTGACCGTGATCGGCGAGGCCGGCACCGCCTCGCAAGCTCTCGCCCGAATTCCCGCCCTGCGCCCGGACGTCGCCGTCCTCGATGTGCGGCTGCCCGACGGCAACGGCATCGAACTGTGCCGTGAGCTGCTGTCCAAGCACGACGGCCTGCGCTGCCTGATCCTCACCTCCTTCACCGACGAGCAGGCCATGCTCGACGCGATCCTCGCCGGTGCCAGCGGTTATGTCGTCAAGGACGTCAAGGGCATGGAACTGGCCCGGGCGGTCAAGGACGTCGGAGCCGGACTCTCGCTGCTGGACAACCGCGCGGCCGCGGCGCTGATGGAACAATTGCGCCGACGCACCGAGCCCGACGGGCCGCTGGCGACACTGACCGAGCAGGAACGCAAGCTGCTCGACCTGCTCGGTGAGGGACTCACCAACCGGCAGATCGCCGAGCGGATGTTCCTCGCCGAGAAGACCGTGAAGAACTACGTCTCCCGCCTGCTGGCCAAACTCGGCATGGAGAGACGTACCCAGGCCGCCGTCTACGCCTCGTCGCTGCGGCGCGATCGTCCCGATCAGCCGGTCGCGTCGCCGGGCGCCGCCCGCCGGTAG
- a CDS encoding SulP family inorganic anion transporter, translating to MRWFAGLEQFRGYRAEWLRTDAVAGVTVAAYLIPQVMAYATVAGLPPVVGLWTALGPLVVYVLLGSSRQLSVGPESTTALLTAVTLVPLANGDARRYATLAAVLALLVGAICLVAAVARLGILADLLSKPVLVGYLAGTAGIMIAGQLGRVSGVPVTGETIPEQLRSFAQHLGDIHWPTVVLAGAVVGCLLVLGKWLPHVPGPLLVVLAASLIVAVFSLQQYGIRVVGAIPSGLPVPGFGGVTVSDVGRLVLPAVGIAVVAFSDNALTARAFAARHGRHIDAEAELAALGATNVAAGLLHGFPVSCSGSRTTLADVAGARTQMYSVVTVVSVLAVLLVGRGVLAVFPAAALGALVVYAALQLIDLPEFRRIAGFRRSELVLAVGTTVAVLGLGVLYGVLVAIALSILDLLRRVARAHDAVQGFVPGLAGMHDIDDYPDAELVSGLVVYRYDAPLCFANAEDFRRRAREAVESAAVRQGTVRWFVLNVEANVEVDLTALDAVEQLRAELTGRGMVFALARVKQDLREALDAAGLTERIGPDLLFPTLPTALDAYRRAAPGDATG from the coding sequence ATGAGGTGGTTCGCGGGGCTGGAGCAGTTTCGCGGCTACCGTGCGGAGTGGTTGCGCACCGACGCTGTCGCCGGTGTGACCGTCGCCGCCTACCTGATTCCCCAGGTGATGGCCTACGCGACGGTGGCCGGACTGCCGCCGGTCGTGGGATTGTGGACCGCGCTGGGTCCGCTGGTGGTGTACGTGCTACTCGGCAGTTCGCGGCAACTGTCGGTCGGTCCCGAATCGACCACGGCGCTGCTCACGGCGGTCACGCTGGTGCCATTGGCGAACGGCGATGCGCGGCGGTACGCCACTCTGGCGGCGGTGCTGGCGCTGTTGGTGGGGGCGATCTGCCTCGTCGCGGCGGTCGCCCGGCTGGGTATTCTCGCCGACCTGCTGTCGAAACCGGTGCTGGTCGGATACCTGGCCGGCACCGCCGGGATCATGATCGCCGGTCAGCTCGGGCGTGTGAGCGGCGTGCCCGTGACGGGGGAGACGATTCCCGAGCAGCTACGGTCGTTCGCGCAACATCTCGGCGACATCCATTGGCCCACTGTCGTATTGGCCGGTGCCGTGGTGGGATGCCTACTGGTGCTGGGCAAGTGGCTTCCGCATGTGCCGGGACCGCTGCTGGTGGTACTGGCTGCGTCCCTCATCGTCGCGGTGTTCTCTTTGCAGCAATACGGAATTCGGGTAGTCGGAGCGATACCTTCCGGGTTGCCCGTGCCGGGATTCGGCGGTGTGACGGTCTCGGATGTGGGCAGGCTGGTGCTGCCCGCGGTCGGAATCGCGGTCGTCGCCTTCTCCGACAATGCCCTCACCGCACGGGCGTTCGCGGCACGGCACGGGCGCCACATCGACGCCGAGGCCGAACTCGCCGCTCTCGGTGCGACCAACGTGGCCGCCGGGCTCCTGCACGGTTTTCCCGTCAGCTGCAGCGGCAGTCGCACGACCCTCGCCGATGTGGCCGGTGCACGGACGCAGATGTATTCGGTGGTCACGGTGGTGTCCGTGCTGGCCGTCCTGCTCGTGGGCCGCGGGGTGCTCGCGGTCTTCCCCGCGGCCGCGCTGGGTGCGCTGGTGGTGTACGCGGCGCTGCAGTTGATCGATCTCCCCGAGTTCCGCCGCATCGCCGGGTTCCGTCGCAGCGAGCTTGTGCTGGCGGTGGGCACGACCGTGGCCGTCCTCGGACTGGGCGTGCTGTACGGCGTGCTGGTCGCCATCGCCCTGTCGATTCTGGATCTGCTGCGGCGGGTGGCGCGCGCACACGACGCGGTGCAGGGGTTCGTGCCCGGCCTGGCCGGCATGCACGACATCGACGATTACCCGGATGCCGAACTCGTGTCGGGCTTGGTGGTGTACCGGTACGACGCACCGCTGTGCTTCGCCAACGCCGAGGACTTCCGGCGCCGTGCGCGCGAAGCCGTCGAATCGGCGGCGGTGCGGCAGGGGACGGTGCGGTGGTTCGTGCTCAACGTCGAGGCCAACGTGGAAGTCGATCTGACCGCACTGGACGCTGTGGAGCAGCTGCGTGCCGAATTGACCGGGCGCGGCATGGTTTTCGCGCTGGCCCGGGTGAAGCAGGACCTGCGCGAGGCCCTGGACGCCGCCGGTCTCACCGAGCGGATCGGACCCGACCTGCTGTTTCCGACGTTGCCCACTGCACTGGATGCCTACCGGCGGGCGGCGCCCGGCGACGCGACCGGCTGA
- a CDS encoding wax ester/triacylglycerol synthase family O-acyltransferase: protein MTELSPLDTGFMELEDSDRHISLGIAAAAIIAGPPPSRAEFRAGVDRALRRHRRLRQRVRRSPLDVTAPVWEDDPDFDLGHHIRWTALPGTGDDAAMCELIATELTERLDRDHPLWEAVMVDHLAGDRWAVIVKAHHSMVDGVAGITLFESFCDAAADWPQRGRAPAEPASRGMRQWIGQAVRLPFTAPWAAVRSARTLVPVLLAAVTPTSGTSLNGPIGRQRRYAVARASLTEMREIGAAFGVTINDVAVAALAGAYRRLLAARGERPASGAVRILVPVSVRAVNAKYVLDNRVSAMITRLPTELEDPLERLCAVHDHIARHRSRGEAEAERSLLSLAGLLPSAIVAWTLRTASRVPQRGVAALATNVPGPRRPLRLAGHDVLEIWPCIPVAMRVRTTVAILSYTDRLTFGITADYDSTPDIDVLASGIADEIAVLLDRARRRADGADVGTGKPVG from the coding sequence ATGACGGAACTGAGCCCGCTGGACACGGGATTCATGGAGCTGGAAGATTCCGACCGGCATATCAGCCTCGGTATCGCCGCGGCGGCGATCATAGCGGGGCCGCCACCGAGCCGGGCGGAATTCCGCGCCGGTGTCGACCGTGCGCTGCGGCGGCATCGGCGGCTGCGGCAGCGAGTACGGCGCAGCCCACTGGATGTGACCGCGCCCGTGTGGGAAGACGACCCGGATTTCGATCTGGGGCACCACATTCGGTGGACCGCATTGCCCGGTACGGGCGACGATGCCGCGATGTGTGAACTGATCGCGACCGAGCTGACCGAACGGCTCGATCGTGACCATCCGCTGTGGGAGGCGGTCATGGTGGATCACCTGGCGGGTGACCGCTGGGCGGTAATCGTCAAGGCGCATCACAGTATGGTCGACGGTGTCGCGGGGATCACCTTGTTCGAGAGTTTCTGCGATGCCGCCGCGGACTGGCCCCAGCGCGGCCGCGCGCCCGCCGAACCGGCATCGCGTGGTATGCGGCAGTGGATCGGTCAGGCCGTCCGGCTGCCGTTCACCGCACCCTGGGCAGCTGTCAGGTCCGCGCGCACCCTCGTGCCGGTGTTGCTGGCCGCGGTGACACCGACGAGCGGGACGTCGCTGAACGGACCGATCGGACGCCAGCGCCGGTATGCGGTGGCACGGGCGAGCCTGACCGAGATGCGCGAGATCGGCGCGGCGTTCGGCGTGACGATCAACGACGTGGCGGTGGCGGCGCTCGCCGGTGCCTATCGCCGGCTACTGGCGGCCCGGGGCGAGCGGCCGGCGTCGGGGGCGGTACGGATTCTCGTCCCCGTCTCGGTGCGGGCCGTGAATGCGAAATACGTTCTGGACAATCGGGTTTCGGCGATGATCACGCGTCTGCCGACAGAGCTCGAGGACCCCCTCGAACGGCTTTGCGCGGTGCACGACCACATCGCGCGGCATCGTTCCCGTGGCGAGGCCGAAGCGGAGAGGTCGTTGCTGTCGCTGGCGGGGCTGCTGCCCTCCGCGATCGTGGCATGGACGTTGCGGACCGCGTCGCGGGTCCCGCAGCGCGGTGTGGCCGCACTGGCGACGAACGTTCCCGGTCCGCGACGACCGCTGCGGCTCGCCGGGCACGACGTACTGGAAATCTGGCCGTGTATACCCGTCGCCATGCGGGTGCGCACGACCGTCGCGATTCTCAGCTACACCGACCGGTTGACGTTCGGCATCACCGCAGACTATGACTCCACGCCGGACATCGACGTCCTCGCGTCGGGTATCGCGGACGAGATCGCGGTTCTACTGGACCGGGCGCGTCGACGAGCCGACGGCGCCGACGTGGGCACCGGGAAGCCGGTCGGGTGA
- a CDS encoding universal stress protein, protein MTGPDSAATIVVGADGSEIALQAVVWAAVEAALHRCALHVITSFGVAPHPGLTSMLAANEQQWLRADGERVLAEAASVARHATPDADVAITTELTFDMIIPTLLERSARARMVVVGSRGRGALRRMLLGSVSTAITRHARCPVAVVHGDAAADAGWSGKPVVVGVDGTAHSVPAVAAAFAEASQRKAGLVAVHAWSDMSGYDLPVVGWDGIRETEQVLLAESLAGWAEQFPDVPVERVVVCDSPVRALLAHAEDAQLLVVGSHGRGGFPGMVLGSTSTALLHLAQCPTIVVPTGADRTPDTDRGASSA, encoded by the coding sequence ATGACAGGACCGGACAGCGCGGCGACCATCGTGGTCGGGGCCGACGGATCGGAGATCGCGTTGCAGGCGGTGGTGTGGGCCGCGGTCGAGGCTGCCCTGCATCGCTGCGCACTGCACGTCATCACCTCCTTCGGCGTGGCACCGCATCCGGGACTGACCTCGATGCTGGCCGCGAACGAACAACAGTGGCTGCGGGCGGACGGCGAGCGGGTGCTGGCCGAGGCGGCGTCGGTGGCGCGGCACGCCACGCCCGACGCGGACGTCGCGATCACCACGGAACTGACATTCGACATGATCATTCCCACGCTGCTCGAGCGCTCGGCACGAGCGCGGATGGTCGTGGTCGGCAGCCGCGGGCGCGGCGCGCTGCGCCGCATGCTGCTCGGCTCGGTCAGTACCGCGATCACCCGGCACGCGCGCTGTCCGGTGGCCGTCGTGCACGGTGATGCCGCCGCTGACGCCGGGTGGTCGGGGAAACCGGTGGTGGTCGGTGTCGACGGCACCGCGCACAGCGTGCCGGCCGTCGCGGCCGCGTTCGCCGAAGCGTCACAGCGCAAGGCGGGTCTGGTCGCTGTGCACGCGTGGAGCGACATGAGCGGGTACGACCTGCCAGTGGTGGGCTGGGACGGCATCCGCGAAACCGAGCAGGTCCTGCTCGCGGAGAGCCTGGCCGGCTGGGCCGAGCAGTTCCCCGATGTGCCCGTCGAACGAGTCGTGGTGTGCGACAGCCCCGTTCGCGCCTTGCTGGCACATGCCGAGGACGCGCAGCTGCTGGTCGTCGGCAGTCACGGGCGCGGCGGTTTCCCCGGCATGGTCCTCGGCTCGACCAGCACCGCGTTGCTGCATCTGGCGCAATGTCCCACGATCGTCGTGCCCACCGGCGCGGACCGAACGCCGGACACCGACCGGGGCGCGAGCAGCGCGTAG
- a CDS encoding Acg family FMN-binding oxidoreductase, with protein sequence MTSAHTPDTRVAPDDATITAALQLAQRAPSVHNTQPWRWRFDGTRLELHTDRDRMLPATDPHGRQQVISCGAVLHHARTAFAAHGWHTDTTRIPDSDRPDYLAAIEFRPWPDPPAGIATRAGAINTRRSDRLPLLHPEHWAAMLPALRKLVSPHDITLDVLDSTGRARLAAISEQAAAARRDDEMYQMELQWWAGHSGVQEGVPLDALVSDAEAARVGVARAFPAAPHSMRRAEHTDHAQLVALGSGGDSVPNWLHTGEALSAVLLECTAAGLATCAVTHVTELPAGRRTLANLLPHQAVPQVVIRVGTVPPGESELPLTPRRPLTDILTIEHT encoded by the coding sequence ATGACCTCCGCGCACACCCCCGACACCCGCGTCGCTCCCGATGACGCCACAATCACCGCGGCGCTGCAACTGGCACAGCGAGCACCGTCCGTGCACAACACCCAGCCCTGGCGCTGGCGGTTCGACGGTACCCGGCTGGAGCTGCACACCGATCGCGACCGCATGCTGCCGGCAACCGATCCGCACGGCCGCCAGCAGGTGATCAGTTGCGGTGCGGTCCTGCACCACGCCCGCACCGCATTCGCCGCGCACGGCTGGCACACCGACACCACCCGCATACCCGACTCCGACCGGCCCGACTACCTGGCGGCGATCGAATTCCGTCCCTGGCCCGACCCGCCGGCGGGTATCGCAACACGCGCGGGGGCGATCAACACCCGGCGCAGCGACCGACTGCCGCTGCTGCATCCCGAGCATTGGGCGGCAATGCTGCCCGCGCTGCGGAAGCTGGTCTCACCTCACGACATCACTCTCGACGTGCTCGACAGCACCGGCCGCGCCCGGCTGGCCGCGATCTCCGAACAGGCCGCCGCCGCGCGCCGCGACGACGAGATGTATCAGATGGAATTGCAGTGGTGGGCAGGGCATTCCGGCGTTCAGGAAGGCGTGCCGCTCGACGCGCTGGTCTCCGACGCCGAGGCGGCTCGGGTCGGAGTGGCCCGCGCCTTTCCCGCCGCACCGCACTCCATGCGCCGCGCCGAGCACACCGACCATGCCCAGCTGGTGGCGTTGGGCTCCGGCGGCGACTCGGTGCCGAACTGGTTGCACACCGGCGAAGCGCTGTCCGCGGTGCTGCTGGAATGCACCGCGGCCGGCCTGGCGACATGCGCGGTCACCCACGTCACCGAGCTGCCCGCCGGGCGGCGCACCCTGGCCAACCTGCTCCCCCACCAAGCCGTCCCGCAAGTCGTGATCCGCGTCGGTACCGTGCCGCCCGGGGAATCCGAACTTCCGCTCACGCCCCGCCGCCCACTCACCGACATCCTCACGATCGAGCACACCTGA